In Centroberyx gerrardi isolate f3 chromosome 14, fCenGer3.hap1.cur.20231027, whole genome shotgun sequence, the genomic stretch cgtaagtgcagttacgcccttttggcagcaaacaaaaccctacttttactgttacggctttcagtttttgtttaattaaaacgtatgggtcatgatttcagttgtgtccttttggcactgaaaagatctcactgagacctttcaattgatatataatactcatattcccCCAAAATCGCTCCAAAACCTCGATATATGATTTCCCATTAACAGTTGAGACAGATCATCAGCCACTCAGCACCGTCCTTCTAAAGCCCCTGCACACAGCCTCAGTATGTCTTCAGAAAACTATGCTAATTTCCAGTGCTACACGCTCAATGTGATCTACAGAAGTGATGACAGTCGAGGTGCTGTTCTCCCGGCAAATGGAAGAGCTCAGATGTGAGACACTGGCCGACCCCACATGCCAGTGACTCTCAGACACCATCTCCAAGGGCTGGCAGAGGGAGCGCATCTCGGGACCAAGTTTAGACAGACAGGAAGGTGGCATTACAACAAGACAGCTAAGAGTCTTAACACCCTTGCACAGAGGCCAAACGGTGAGGACGCAAACAGAATTTGGCTAGGGCAAGATGGCCACAGTAAATGGAAAAGCCCCCCAACTGAATAGTCACTGTGTCCAGGCTGAGGACACCACTATGTGAGAAACAAAAGCCATCTTCTACTAATCTATCTTCTACTTTTACATTCCCGTTATGACTCCAGTAGCGACAACCACAACCACTGACACTGGCAGCCAGGCAGTGTCCATATCCCCAGAGcttccacagacacacatgtccatcagcagcagaaactggttCCCAAGTGCCAGGTGATCAGCACAGCAGTGCTGGTGAACCAGGAACAGCACAGACTCAAGACCCTCACTATTACCTGCTCAGAGAGGATTTCCAAACTTAACCTCATACACACGTAAAGTACATCCTTTCATTCATAGTGGTGGTTACCaaggacacatgcacacagcatatGGCGTGTCATAGTTAAAGAACTGTTAGGGTGTTCACATTTATGTGGTTAGCATACTAACCTTCTGCAGATAGTTGAGAAAAAAGTTTTATGTAGAAAGCCACAATTTCCTATGTTAGCTGTTAAGAGTAAAACTTTATGTAGGGTTTCATGCAGACTTAAGAAGGGAAATGTAGCCTGTATTCAAGTTCACACCATGGGGCTTTAGGACAAGGAAGTGGGCAGCATGATCAGATACTGTGAACTGCATGTTGTTCATGGTAATGTGTCATTAAATTACCTTGGAGCTATCAGAGCGTACTTGTTTCTTTACCCACATCTACATCTACTATTTGAAAACACTATATATCTATTTATATCCACACACTAGCCTTCTATTACTTGCAGGCTCAAAATATAAGATTCAGTCAGTGTATCATATTGTATGTCAACCAATGACTTACAAAGTTAaaccatttgttttttattttgtgctttcAGTCATTTTCTAAGAATAGTTGTCATGTAATATTGTGTGTGGATATCTCATATTGAACGCCACTCCTCCATTATTAGTCAGTTAGTTGCAATAATCAGAGACTGCCGCATAGATTTTAAATGTCATCATTAGACTTTTCTGTCCAAGCTGACTTGCTTACCATTCAAACTGGTTGtgcacattatttattttaattcagtcagtgtgtgagCTGTGGGGATAGTTTGAATGCCACAACAGGCTACACAACACTGTTATCAAAATGCATCATGCTGCCCTCTATTTCAGGCATTTCAggttatttaaccaggaaagttGATGAGCTCATTCTTATTTACACCAAAGGCCTAGGGAGGTCTTGTAGGGAAATGGAGGATTGCCTCTCAGATTCCCCTCATGAAAGAAATAAAGCCTTGGCTAAGGCTAGAACTGCAGGTGCTGAGGCTGGCCATCTGTGCCCATGTGTAAGCCCAGTCACTggtatacatttatttatgagGGCATGCCGGGAAAGCCTGTCTGccatttatgtatttatccaAATGTGGGGGACAATATCTTCAACTCTCAAGAGTCATTTAAGCTGATCTTTCCTAAAGCCTGGTAGATATTGGTTTAAAAAAATCTTCATAGATCTCTTCGCCCTCTGCATGGAGTAACCTGCAGAACAATGTGAAACTCGAGGAAGTGGTTACTCTTGATgagcctctttttctctctctttctcactgtttctgtgtctcttgtTCTCAGATCCTCAATTATTTAGCCTACTTACTActtatactgaacaaaaatataaacgcaacacttttgtttttgctcccatttttcatgagttgaaataaaagatctaagactttttttatgcacacaaaaggcttatttctctcaaattttgttcacaaatttgtttaaatccgtgttagtgagcacttctcctttgccaagataatccatccacctgacaggtgtggcatatcaagatgctgattaaacagcacaggtgtgccttgggctggtcacaataaaaggccactcttaaatgtgcagttttatcacacaacacaatgccacagatgtcgcaagttttgagggagcgtgcaattggcatgctgactgcaggaatgtccaccagagctgttgcccgtgaattgaatgttcatttcactaccataagccgtctgcaatgtcgtttccgagaatttggcagtacaACCGCAGACCACATGTAACcacgccagcccaggacctccacatccggcttcttcacctgcaagatcgtctgagaccagccaccccgacagctgatgcaacagttggtttgcaaatccaaagaatttctgcacaaactgtcagaaaccgtctcagggaagctcatctgcgtgctcgtcgtcctcaccagggtcttgacctgactgcagttcgtcgtcgtaaccgacttgagtgggcaaatgctcaccttcgatggcatctggcactttggagaagtgttctcttcacagatgaatcccggttttcactgtaccgggcagatcatggcagacaaGCGTGTATGGCGTTGTGTGGGCgagcggtttgctgatgtcaacgttgtgaacagagtgccccatggtggcggtggggttatggtatgggcaggcataagctacggacaacgaacacaggtgcattttattgatggcaatttgTATGCACAGAGATACCGTGACGAGATCCCGAGGGCCGAGGCCCATTgtcgttccattcatccaccgccatcacctcatgttgcagcatgataatgcacggccccatgctgcaaggatctgtacacaattcctggaagctgaaaacatcccagttcttgcacggcctgcatactcaccagacatgtcacccattgagcatgtttgggatgctctggatcggcgtgtacaacagcgtgttccgattcctgccaatatccagcaacttcgcacagccgttgaagaggagtggaccaacactccacaggccacaatcaacaacctgatcaactctatgcgaaggagatgtgtcgcactgccatgaggcaaatggtggtcacaccagatactgactgggtttcaaaaaatgcatatctgtagccctagtcatgtgagatccatagttcagtgcctaataaatgtcttttttcaagataaaactgcacattttagagtggccttttattgtgaccagcccaaggcacacctgtgcaataatcatgctgtttaatcagcatcttgatatgccacacctgtcaggtggatggattatcttggcaaaggagaagtgctcactaacacagatttaaacaaatttgtgaacaaaatttgagagaaataagccttttgtgtgcataaaaaaagtcttagatcttttatttcaactcatgaaaaatgggagcaaaaacaaaagtgttgcgtttatatttttgttcagtgtagatTGATTGATCTGGATCTGTTCCACCGTCTATTTTATTTAGGGCCATGAAACAATTTTAAGAATATGGTTCACTACAGTGTTAAAAGAATCGGTCATTTGGTTGATTATGAGTGATGCACTGGCTCATTGGCCCTAAAGGAATCTCAGTGACATCAGCAAATATAGCTGCTGAACTTGAATGTTGCTTCAGAATTGTGACAAACCTGTACAGCCACTAACATTCCTGCACTCTCTGTTGAATAACACAGTCTACTGCCAACCCAGTACAAATATATCCCAAGTTAAATTTGAATATGTAGATAACAGATTACATTAGACTCATAACCAGATGCTTCGCTATGACCTAACACCTGAACAGCTGAGACTGATCAAAGAATCATATTATCACCACCTCATTTGCGTACAGTGGTGAGACGGGCTGAAAAGCTCATGTTACACAATGTTTGGAGTTTATAGCCTGAGCTCCGACGTTATGGGAGAGAGACTTTATAGAACAGGGCTATGAGGGTGAAAGGCTCGACTGACGAGAATGACGACCACAACCAGTGGAGCCAGTTCAAGCATATGGCTGTCATGAGTATATACTGGTTCTGATGCATCTTAGGTTAAGCCGACAGGAGCAATAATACAAAAGAAGGTATTAGATACCGGTTCTgcattattttcagaaaaagaaGTTCACAATTCTATTTCAATTCTCTCTGCTGAAGTCCTAAATTTTGCATGGGAACTCCCTCAGGGTCTATTTTGTTCATATAGGGTTACTATTGTGAAGGATAGATAGATGTTGGATGTCTGTCCCTAAGGAACGAGTCCAGAAATATGACTTGAACCTTGAAAGAAGAGAACACTCTCCACCTCAGGCGTCATACGTCAGTAGAATCTGTGAATTGTAACTGTTGCCATGTCTGTTGAAGTGACCTTCTACCTTGGTAGGACCTTTAAATTTTTAAACACAATACCTCAGTCTGAGTTCATGAATGGTCGACCTCCAACATTATCTGTTTTAATAATCTGTGGTCACCACTGGCATTCAGCTTCACTGCAAAAGTACATCTTGAAAGGTTTGTCACATTTGACACCTAACTTATTCATTGGTCATtttgcctcttctctctcctctcaggtcAGTGGGGATTCACAGCAGGACGGTGCTGCTCCGTCGTCCCGACCCCCGTCCAGACGTACACCGTCTGCAGCCGCAGCCCGTCCAGCCTCCCAGAACCGGCCCATCagcggaggagagagaccagccaGCCAGAACCAGGTCTCACAGGCGGCTGTGGATGGATCCGTCGCCCAGcccaccagagagagaccagccaCTCAGGCTAGTGGGGAAGACGGGCTGCTGACCCAGTGCTCCCAGGTTGGACAGCAGCCAGCTTCCAGGCCAGTGACTGGTGGGGGGAGACCAGTGAGTCGTGTGTCAGAGAAAGCGGTGACACGTCACAGCTCCCGCCAAGACGGAGCAGCCAGCCAAGGGGCGCCGCCATCCTCCaggcagagacaaagagaagcaCAGCAAGACCACTGAACtgcctttttcattttctctttctcttgctctctttgttAATTCCATATTCTCTTGTATCCCTATACCCAatgatgtagtggagggtataCCCGCCTAAACTCTActaataggcccttttcacctcgtcatggtaacagattccatgttgagaaacaggtgcattacaactttCTGTTGCCAGCCTTCACTAAAttgctccacaacctgcccaaaatgaACATTGGTGAAGTACTTTTATTGGTGAAAGACTCACTGACCTGTTTTCATTCACTCCTGAGTCTAAACTAGAGAAAGTTCTTCACCTAAAGTTCCCTCTTCGATTATGGAGGtgagttttagtttttagtttctCCTCGACTGCTGTCATCTCTTGGcagtcatcacctcatttgcataatgttaTTACCTTATGTATCTAGTGGTTTGTCTTGGTTTGTCAGTAAGTCACAAGAaagttgccacaggaagttgtgaTGCATCAGTTCCTCAacatggaagctgttaccatgacgatgtgaaaagggcatATTGTACTAATTTTACTATGCTAATGAGATAAAATCATAGTATAGCTCATGTATCAAAGTTAAGTGAGGATAGTTTAGTTTACTTAACAGGGACCATGTGCAACACAGTAGTATatggtcttttaaggggaaaaagcataaatgaacgcttgattttcatttgtattggtggttgtttgccttttgATGGTCACTGACTGTAGGTCATAGTTTGcccaccttttcatttaccactGCCTATACAcacgtctcctcctctcactctgtgCCCACccccatctccatctctttttgTCAGTCAGTGTCACATTTGATCCTCCAAAATGTCATCTTGTTCCGTAAACTGACCTGAGAAATGATAAGAATCACTGTGCCATTAATAGTCTGCAAAAGAATAAGGTATTGTCAGTGGGACTGACTTCAAAGTTTCCATTTCTTAAATGACTACACCCGTGTTTGTCAGTTTGGTTGCTATCCAAATTGATCTGTGGTCGCTCTGCAAAAAAGTAGGTTGAACTGTGGTTTGACTTGGTGCTCTCTCAACGTCTGAGATGATTATTAGCTATGTAGCATAATGTAAAGTgtaaggaagagaaaaagaatcTACACACTAttaggaaagaaaaggagaatgtCCAAACAGGCTTCAGATGCGAACAAAGAAGTttaatataaaagaaaaaaaaaaaggagaataaaGATGTTTTGGTTTTCCTAACAGAACAAACTGACTTCATGTATTTTGCATCATAAGCCTCTATCCAACCAAACCCCTTTTTCCTGATAGTGTAGAAATTTCTCCCCCTGATGTATCATTGACAACTTTGGAATTTAGAGCACAGACATACTCTATTCCATCCATGACAGTATAATAGATAATAAAATAGCAGCTCCCAAAAAAGCAGAGGCTCACTGGCAAGGTGTGAACAAAGTCTTCTGTATTGTAAGGCTCTAGGTGTGGTCATActcactagtgtgtgtgtgtgtgtgtgtgtgtgtgtgtatccatcagATTGTTTTTTGATTGAGGATAACAGAACATGTATCTTTTATTTCTGTTGAAACATAAATGAACAATCTAATTCATAATCTGACCCTGTCTTCCCTACTTTGAGAGCAATGAAGCACAGTGCAATCCCCTGTAACcatacacacagaaaggccCTGTCCGAATCATTACTCAACATTATAAAACAAAATTACTACTGAATTtcaatgttcatttgttttcaagTTATATCAGCGAACATTCAATCAGTGTTTACTATAGTCAGAAATTAGTTTTTCCTTCCCCCATACCCCAACATTCAATACCAATGACAAGCTCCACTGTGCATCTTAATGACAGACTAGTCTGTCTAAACTTCTCTGGGTTTGACCATCTGTTTAAAGCCCATGGAACTGTGTACAGTTTGCTTATCGCTGTAATGCAATACAGTGCGCCAGCCTTTCCCACTGCAAATCTCTCAGTTCATGGTGTTGAAGGCAAAAAGGTTTATCACAGAGCTTGGTCAAACACTTCTTTTTCATATTCCCAGTAGTTGTTTACACTGCCTCGGTGAGGTAGCGATAAGACTGTTATTCCATAGATTAAACTGTTTGACAAGGCACAGTGGAAATCATGTGCATAGTTTCCATACAAGGCCCACCAGATCAAACCAAGATAAATGATTAATCtggttgggaaaaaaaaattcttacaCCTAGGCTTGGTGTTGAGGTGTGCTCAGCTCTTTGTTGTGATCCTAATTTTCTTAATGACCACCCAGTCTTTCTGTTGGGCTGTGACTTGTATCCTCACACAGGAAGAGGCGGAGCCGTACTTCTTGTCCAGCTCCTGCGTTTCAAACCTCCCGTTCTGCAAAGTCCCCAAAGACTGGAACTCTTTACAACTTTTCTCGCCTTTCTCGGTGGTATCCACGCTGTGGCCTATCTCCACCATGGCTGAATTCAGGAGGTCTTTGCCCTCTGACCCCGTTTCCACTGATATCCCGGTCACCACGGCGGGGTCTTTAAACACCACGGTCAGGTAGTTCCCTCTCTCCGGCGAGCGGCCCCAGAAGAATCCGTCCCCGGCCGCCCATGCCAGTCTGGGGATGTGGTCCTTGTAGACGGACATGTCCGAGTAAGTGTCCGCTGAAGGGTTGGAGTAGGCGGACTCCTCGAAGTCCTTGTCCTTTAGCTTGTTGTACGTCCCctggaaggaggagaaggtgcCCATGTGTTGGAACAGCGAGGGCTTGAAGAGGATCGTCTCCTTCTGGGTCATGAGCTCGCGGAAGTGAGTCAGCAGCCAGTCACAAGGCATTTCCtggtagaagaggaagagaaagcgggccaggagagggaggtgagccGACTTGTAGAGTTTCCCGATGTAGCCCAGGGCCGAGAACTCCAGCGTTGCCCAGGCGGTCGATTTAGCCTCTTGCTCCTCCACGTGCTTCTTGATGGTGGACAGGAAGCTGCGCGCGGAGGAGACGTCGTCCTCCACCTGGAGGTAGTACAGGCCGAGGCTGGTGCTGTAGTGGATCAGGTAGGAGTAGTCCACATTCTGCTTGGAGCGGAAAGACACCCGGTCCGGAGCGTCGTTGTAGTTCCTCTTCAGACCTGGAGGAGaacataagagagagagaggcagattgaTACAGTGTGATGTATTCATAGTGTACAAGACTATCCATGACTTGCAGTGATGTGACTGTCCTGTTGATGCTGCCATACTGACTCCCAAAACAAGCGGTCACAGTTAGTGAGAGAATGAGCCCATCACTATTTTATTAAATAACGCACTTTACTTACCAAGTAGCAGTTCAAATGCCATATCATATGTTGAGCCGTCTGTTGTAATAATGGTGTtgggatggaggaggtgaaaCTTCATTGTTCACTGATAAAGAGAGATGTGACATAGCAGCAACAGCTATAAACGTAACGTTATCTTACCTGTCCGGTAATGAGGAACAAGTTTTTCTCTTTAAGTACTTTTGGATAGTTCACCCACCCTGAAGTGAAATACCACAATGCATCTGTACTTTTGTGCGCCTTAAGGGTTTCACTGGACACAGAGACGGGTTGTGAATAAGCTGTATCAGGTTATGTATGATGTCATGAAACGACAGATTGGGGACTTTATCTGCAGACTTTAgtagtggcagccatgttggtggCAGAGAATAAGTCACATCCTCCAAGAACCTCAAGCTTTTTCAAATATCTTTCCTGTTCTTCCGAAGTCAGGTGAGACGTTTGCTTGTTCATGGTCGCTTGTTGTATAGTCTGCGGTCCCAATGGAGGTCAATTTTGGAGTCAATATGGCGGCGTCAACAAAACACCAACGTCACTGCAAGTCATGGATGTGAATCGAGTGGGAGATCACGCATGCACTGTACCTGTCAGAGGGGGGTAATACTGCTGAGAAACGTGTATCACCAGCAGCTGGCCTTGCTCCAGCTCGGAGGCGAACGCAGCTTTGATCTCTCCCACCGTAGCACCTCTCCAGTTGGCATCAAAGTCCGCCagcatcaccaccaccaccatggAAGAGCGCTCCTCAGGGGACGACTGGGAGAAGAGGGAGCGCAAGGTGGGGAGGAGGTAGCtgcccttcttcctcttcaccgAGGCTAGTCCAACAGCTAGAAATCCTGGAAGAGTCAGGATAGAAagagatgaatgtgtgtgattttcttttttttattattcggGGACAGTATACACCATCAATCTACATCGTACCATCATTCTACAGTGTACATTATATAACTTGGAGATATACTTAATTAGTCCCCAAGGGGAAACGTGTCCTGGAAATACAATCATATACAATCAAACAACCATTTGCTCACTCATTTGCACATCCACATAAGCAGTCATTCAGTGTAGAGATCAGTGCAGGCTGAAGATTAACGTTTTATTGTACAGAAGGGGCTGAGGACTAGATTTCTCTCTTCTGATCGGTGTAAGGAAATTTTCTTTGCCCTTTGCTCTTTGGAAGTGGTGTAGCTATGATTTCCCTGCCTTGTTAG encodes the following:
- the LOC139926862 gene encoding alpha-1,3-mannosyl-glycoprotein 4-beta-N-acetylglucosaminyltransferase C; this encodes MRCHFKRNVVLGVLILLGGLYFISHSDFLIPGLMGLNKSITSVTDWEWLPSHRLISKDSWVDQGGYLPLNVSYQLLAGTPSTKERFLAVGLASVKRKKGSYLLPTLRSLFSQSSPEERSSMVVVVMLADFDANWRGATVGEIKAAFASELEQGQLLVIHVSQQYYPPLTGLKRNYNDAPDRVSFRSKQNVDYSYLIHYSTSLGLYYLQVEDDVSSARSFLSTIKKHVEEQEAKSTAWATLEFSALGYIGKLYKSAHLPLLARFLFLFYQEMPCDWLLTHFRELMTQKETILFKPSLFQHMGTFSSFQGTYNKLKDKDFEESAYSNPSADTYSDMSVYKDHIPRLAWAAGDGFFWGRSPERGNYLTVVFKDPAVVTGISVETGSEGKDLLNSAMVEIGHSVDTTEKGEKSCKEFQSLGTLQNGRFETQELDKKYGSASSCVRIQVTAQQKDWVVIKKIRITTKS